A part of Solibacillus sp. FSL H8-0538 genomic DNA contains:
- a CDS encoding DUF423 domain-containing protein has translation MKGSIISGAIHGFLAVALGAFGAHALKEILDDYGVGIWNTAVQYQMFHATALIFVGILMSSSLFRAVKQLKWAMVCFNVGIVFFSGSLLVLAVTGIKILGAVTPIGGVFFLAGWVLVIISAAKYAK, from the coding sequence ATGAAGGGTTCAATTATTTCAGGTGCGATTCATGGCTTTTTAGCAGTAGCATTGGGTGCATTCGGTGCACATGCACTAAAAGAAATACTAGATGATTACGGTGTGGGAATTTGGAATACGGCTGTACAATATCAAATGTTTCATGCCACTGCACTTATATTCGTTGGAATTTTAATGAGTTCGTCACTTTTTCGTGCGGTAAAACAATTAAAATGGGCAATGGTTTGCTTTAATGTAGGTATTGTTTTCTTCTCTGGAAGTTTACTTGTACTAGCTGTAACAGGCATAAAAATTTTAGGCGCGGTTACTCCTATTGGTGGCGTGTTCTTTTTAGCTGGTTGGGTTCTTGTAATCATCAGTGCAGCGAAATACGCAAAATAA
- the gnd gene encoding phosphogluconate dehydrogenase (NAD(+)-dependent, decarboxylating), which produces MQVGLVGLGKMGFNLGLNLMDHNYEVQAFDINEAAVKEFEAKGGKTYTSIEELVASMATPRVLWLMVPAGEITKETVAKVAPLLEAGDILIDGGNSHYKESTAFAAELAKQGIHFMDVGTSGGTEGARHGACMMIGGPKEAFDHIEPFIKDICVDKGYVYAGAAGSGHFLKMIHNGIEYGMMQAIAEGFEVLEKSPFDFNYEQVAQVWNNGSVIRSWLMELTQNAFSKDAKLDGIRGVMNSSGEGKWTVETALELQAPVPVTTLALMMRYRSQEDDTFTGKVVAALRNEFGGHAVVKK; this is translated from the coding sequence ATGCAAGTTGGTTTAGTTGGATTAGGAAAAATGGGCTTTAACTTAGGGTTAAATTTAATGGATCATAACTACGAGGTGCAGGCGTTTGATATTAACGAAGCAGCTGTAAAAGAATTCGAAGCAAAAGGAGGCAAAACATATACTTCAATTGAGGAATTAGTTGCTAGTATGGCTACTCCACGCGTACTTTGGTTAATGGTTCCAGCGGGTGAAATTACGAAAGAAACAGTAGCGAAAGTCGCACCTTTACTTGAAGCAGGCGATATTTTAATTGATGGCGGGAACTCTCATTATAAAGAATCCACAGCATTTGCAGCTGAGCTTGCTAAACAAGGCATTCACTTTATGGACGTTGGTACAAGTGGTGGAACAGAAGGCGCTCGTCACGGTGCATGTATGATGATCGGTGGACCGAAAGAAGCGTTTGACCATATTGAACCATTTATTAAAGATATTTGTGTGGATAAAGGCTATGTGTATGCTGGTGCAGCAGGTAGCGGTCATTTCCTGAAAATGATTCACAATGGGATTGAATATGGCATGATGCAAGCAATTGCAGAAGGCTTTGAAGTATTAGAAAAAAGCCCGTTTGATTTCAACTACGAGCAAGTAGCGCAAGTGTGGAATAACGGTTCAGTTATCCGTTCTTGGTTAATGGAATTAACACAAAATGCGTTTTCAAAAGATGCAAAATTAGACGGCATCCGCGGTGTTATGAACTCATCTGGTGAAGGGAAATGGACTGTTGAAACAGCGCTTGAACTACAAGCACCAGTACCAGTTACTACACTTGCACTAATGATGCGTTACCGTTCTCAAGAAGACGATACATTCACTGGAAAAGTTGTTGCAGCACTACGCAATGAATTCGGTGGCCACGCAGTCGTAAAAAAATAA
- the gerQ gene encoding spore coat protein GerQ gives MQQMNPTGITIPANTRGFAGPREESYIENILRLNRGKPATFYFSFDNAIEGSKTKAVRGVVEAAGRDHAIIRDLKTDHRFLFPMIYFDYAEFDEEMAYFTQTP, from the coding sequence ATGCAGCAAATGAATCCTACTGGTATAACGATTCCCGCCAATACACGAGGTTTTGCTGGTCCTCGCGAGGAATCTTACATTGAAAATATTTTACGACTAAATCGCGGAAAACCAGCAACGTTTTATTTTTCTTTTGATAATGCGATAGAAGGTTCAAAGACGAAAGCTGTGCGTGGAGTTGTAGAAGCTGCTGGTCGTGATCATGCCATTATACGTGACCTAAAAACCGATCACCGTTTCCTATTCCCAATGATTTATTTTGATTATGCGGAATTTGATGAAGAGATGGCTTACTTTACACAAACGCCATAA
- a CDS encoding YwdI family protein, which yields MISYTTLVKQIERHVTAAQQASTEQQLREQLTAVRALCDVVLTGDQTVQPMERVMVRDITEEPVFVAAQPVQTVPSQKLQESDANGDSIFDF from the coding sequence ATGATTTCATATACAACGTTAGTGAAGCAAATTGAAAGGCATGTTACAGCAGCACAGCAAGCAAGTACGGAGCAGCAACTACGTGAGCAATTAACAGCTGTACGTGCGCTGTGTGATGTTGTTCTAACAGGTGATCAGACAGTGCAGCCAATGGAACGAGTAATGGTGCGCGACATTACGGAAGAGCCGGTATTTGTAGCTGCACAGCCGGTACAAACAGTGCCTTCACAAAAACTTCAAGAAAGCGATGCAAACGGCGATTCAATATTTGATTTTTAA
- a CDS encoding lipoate--protein ligase family protein — MESLLTQTKWRFIDQSISAKTASPLESFAMDDTLCHLVGQQLGKPTIRTWVHNDSVVLGIQDHRLPYVEAGMNELCANGYNPIVRNSGGLAVVLDSGVLNVSVIVSEQQPISINRAFEVMVEFIKAIFPELQDKIEAFEIVGSYCPGSYDLSIGGQKFAGISQRRMKNGVAVQIYLCVEGSGSERAELIKKFYQISLQNEQTKFKYPTITPHVMASLQQLTGQQITVEDVNLRIQQLLLEWDDQLEIMPLQQDEVELYSYYLTRIFKRNESLLR, encoded by the coding sequence ATGGAATCTCTATTAACACAAACAAAATGGCGCTTTATCGATCAGTCGATTAGCGCAAAAACAGCATCACCACTTGAATCGTTCGCCATGGACGATACACTTTGCCATCTTGTCGGACAGCAGCTAGGAAAGCCAACGATTCGCACGTGGGTACATAATGACTCCGTTGTGCTCGGTATTCAAGATCACCGCCTGCCGTATGTTGAGGCAGGAATGAATGAACTCTGTGCAAACGGGTATAATCCTATTGTAAGAAATTCAGGAGGCTTAGCGGTTGTTTTGGACAGCGGTGTTCTAAACGTATCAGTGATAGTAAGTGAGCAGCAGCCTATTAGCATTAACAGGGCATTTGAGGTGATGGTAGAATTTATTAAAGCCATATTTCCTGAACTACAAGATAAAATAGAAGCGTTTGAAATCGTTGGCTCGTATTGCCCCGGTTCTTATGATTTAAGTATAGGTGGACAAAAATTCGCAGGTATTTCTCAGCGCCGAATGAAAAACGGTGTTGCTGTACAAATTTATTTATGTGTTGAAGGAAGCGGAAGTGAACGAGCTGAACTGATTAAGAAATTTTATCAAATAAGTTTGCAAAATGAGCAGACGAAATTTAAATACCCAACGATTACACCGCATGTAATGGCATCACTCCAACAACTGACAGGACAACAAATTACAGTAGAAGACGTGAATTTACGTATTCAGCAGCTTCTTTTAGAGTGGGATGACCAGCTAGAAATCATGCCATTACAGCAAGATGAAGTTGAGCTTTATTCGTACTATTTAACACGAATCTTTAAGCGTAATGAATCACTTCTACGCTAA
- a CDS encoding methyl-accepting chemotaxis protein yields MSVGKKLNASFYSIIILLCITIGINFLSLNNIEKKTEEAFDQRVEQIRITDQIKFSLAMQGSYVRALMLENTKQNEEKLMYYQTYLDEQIALLASVALSDTMKGYISEIEGFNSKFNEDAAKALKAYKEGNIQLATEIVNNELEISNDGILNSASEIITYQEKQLDGISEETVEAIASSKTTSIVVLVISLLFGVILVIFVRKTITVPLRMVVNEANIIASGDLSKEDISIRTRDEIGDLGKAFNTMKNNLANLIKNVQNNTEQLSAAAEELSASTQEISATTEDVTKRVSDTAEAAQASSQSAVESARAMEETATGVQRIAEATQTLHSSSIDASETASHGGEIINHAKKQMQVINDSTNSVNTLVNKLAMQTEEIGNITKVITDITDQTNLLALNAAIEAARAGEHGKGFAVVADEVRKLAEESKNSASSIVALTLEIKSDTENVEKAVSDSLVSVKEGVAIISDAGESFTAIVQAVEQMTTQIQEISATSEEISASAEEVTASVNEIANGASNAAASIDMIAAAMEEQAATMEQVNGVAVGLSESAQALQTEIQQFRV; encoded by the coding sequence GTGAGTGTAGGTAAAAAACTGAATGCCTCGTTTTACTCAATTATTATTCTTTTATGTATTACAATCGGGATAAACTTTTTAAGCTTAAATAATATTGAGAAGAAAACCGAAGAAGCATTTGATCAACGTGTAGAACAAATTCGTATAACAGATCAAATTAAATTTAGTTTAGCGATGCAAGGTTCATATGTACGTGCATTAATGCTAGAAAACACGAAACAGAACGAAGAAAAACTAATGTATTATCAGACCTATTTAGATGAACAAATAGCACTTCTGGCTTCGGTGGCTCTTAGTGATACGATGAAGGGTTATATTAGTGAAATTGAAGGGTTTAATAGTAAATTTAATGAAGATGCGGCAAAAGCATTAAAAGCTTATAAGGAAGGCAATATTCAATTAGCAACGGAAATTGTAAACAATGAACTAGAAATTTCCAACGACGGTATTTTAAACAGCGCATCAGAGATTATTACCTATCAGGAGAAGCAACTAGATGGTATTAGTGAAGAAACAGTAGAGGCCATTGCTAGCTCAAAAACAACGTCTATTGTTGTATTAGTTATTAGTTTATTATTTGGCGTAATTTTAGTCATTTTTGTACGCAAAACAATTACAGTTCCACTAAGAATGGTTGTAAATGAGGCGAATATTATTGCATCAGGTGACTTGTCAAAAGAAGATATTTCGATTCGTACACGTGACGAAATTGGCGATCTTGGTAAAGCCTTTAATACAATGAAAAATAATTTAGCAAATTTAATTAAAAACGTGCAGAATAATACTGAGCAGTTAAGCGCAGCGGCCGAGGAGTTATCTGCAAGTACCCAAGAAATTTCTGCGACGACAGAAGACGTCACGAAGCGTGTAAGTGATACGGCAGAAGCAGCTCAAGCGTCATCACAATCTGCTGTAGAAAGTGCACGTGCAATGGAAGAAACGGCAACAGGTGTGCAACGGATTGCAGAAGCAACGCAAACATTACATTCAAGCTCTATTGATGCGAGTGAAACGGCAAGTCACGGTGGCGAAATTATTAATCACGCGAAGAAGCAAATGCAAGTCATTAATGATTCAACAAATTCTGTAAATACACTAGTAAATAAACTAGCGATGCAAACTGAAGAGATCGGTAACATCACGAAGGTTATTACTGATATTACAGATCAAACGAATTTACTTGCTCTAAATGCTGCCATTGAAGCAGCTCGTGCAGGTGAGCATGGGAAAGGATTCGCCGTTGTAGCTGACGAAGTTCGTAAGCTAGCCGAAGAATCGAAAAACTCAGCGAGCTCAATTGTCGCGTTAACACTCGAAATTAAATCGGATACAGAAAATGTAGAAAAGGCTGTTTCTGACTCATTAGTTTCTGTAAAAGAGGGTGTTGCCATTATTAGCGATGCAGGCGAGTCATTTACTGCCATCGTACAAGCTGTTGAACAGATGACGACGCAAATCCAAGAAATTTCGGCAACATCAGAAGAAATTTCAGCAAGTGCTGAGGAAGTAACTGCCTCAGTAAATGAAATCGCAAACGGTGCTAGTAATGCAGCAGCAAGCATTGATATGATTGCAGCCGCAATGGAAGAACAAGCAGCGACAATGGAACAAGTAAATGGTGTTGCAGTAGGCCTAAGTGAAAGTGCGCAAGCGCTACAAACCGAAATTCAACAATTCCGCGTTTAA
- the gntK gene encoding gluconokinase encodes MSKISTYLGVDIGTTGTKAVLYNDQGQVLHVGRCEYPLYSPIPSVAEQNPDEIYAAVKHSIREAVSYELEHELQFISFSAAMHSVIAVDERGKPLSNCITWADSRATKWANKIKSELNGHEIYLRTGTPIHPMSPLAKITWIRHDKQELFNATSKFIGIKEYVFYQFFGRFLVDHSIASATGMFNLFTKDWDAEALEVAGISKDHLSTLVPTTEVITNLHEEIAAELNIAPTTRFIIGANDGVLSNLGVNAIDPGVVAVTIGTSGAIRTVTNKPSTDSKGRIFCYVLTDEHWVIGGPVNNGGMTFRWVRDELASAEVETAKRLGIDAYTVLTKIAERVQPGADGLLFHPYLAGERAPLWNANARGSFFGLGLHHKREHMIRAVLEGVIFNLYTVLLALEEMIGIPQKIQATGGFARSDLWRQMMADIFNQPVTVPESYESSCLGAVVLGLYAIGEIEDFSIISEWVGSTHHHEPIEEHVEIYNELAPIYIRLSRKFNEEYEPIVEFQNKWVK; translated from the coding sequence ATGAGCAAAATTTCTACCTATTTAGGTGTCGATATTGGCACAACTGGGACAAAAGCCGTATTATACAACGATCAAGGGCAAGTGTTACATGTTGGTCGCTGTGAATATCCACTTTATAGTCCCATTCCATCTGTTGCCGAACAGAATCCAGATGAGATTTACGCAGCAGTAAAACATTCGATTCGCGAGGCAGTTTCTTACGAGCTGGAACATGAATTGCAATTTATCTCTTTTAGCGCAGCGATGCATAGTGTCATTGCTGTTGATGAAAGGGGCAAACCGTTGTCAAATTGTATTACATGGGCGGATAGCCGTGCGACAAAGTGGGCAAATAAAATAAAGTCTGAGTTGAACGGCCATGAAATTTATTTACGCACAGGGACGCCGATTCATCCGATGTCACCACTAGCAAAAATCACATGGATTCGTCATGACAAACAAGAGTTATTTAATGCCACTTCAAAATTTATCGGTATTAAAGAATATGTTTTTTATCAATTTTTTGGTCGCTTCCTAGTTGATCATTCGATTGCATCTGCAACCGGGATGTTTAATTTATTTACGAAAGACTGGGACGCGGAGGCACTTGAGGTTGCGGGTATTTCGAAAGATCACCTTTCTACACTTGTGCCAACGACGGAAGTGATTACAAACTTACATGAGGAGATTGCAGCAGAACTAAACATTGCTCCTACTACTCGTTTTATTATCGGTGCCAATGATGGCGTACTATCAAATTTAGGTGTAAATGCCATTGACCCGGGTGTTGTGGCTGTAACAATCGGTACAAGCGGAGCTATTCGTACAGTAACGAATAAACCTTCAACAGATTCAAAAGGACGTATTTTTTGTTACGTATTAACAGATGAGCACTGGGTAATTGGCGGACCTGTGAATAACGGTGGCATGACGTTCCGCTGGGTACGCGATGAGCTTGCGTCTGCAGAAGTAGAAACGGCAAAACGTCTTGGCATTGACGCTTATACGGTATTAACAAAAATTGCTGAACGCGTTCAACCAGGTGCGGACGGTCTATTATTCCATCCGTATTTAGCAGGAGAACGTGCGCCGCTATGGAATGCAAATGCGCGTGGTTCTTTCTTCGGACTTGGCTTGCATCATAAGCGCGAGCATATGATTCGTGCTGTACTTGAAGGGGTTATTTTCAATTTGTACACTGTGCTATTAGCGCTTGAGGAAATGATTGGTATTCCACAGAAAATCCAAGCAACAGGCGGCTTTGCGCGTTCTGATTTATGGCGTCAAATGATGGCGGATATTTTCAATCAGCCTGTAACGGTGCCAGAAAGCTATGAAAGTTCATGCCTTGGTGCAGTTGTCCTTGGACTTTATGCTATCGGAGAAATTGAAGACTTCTCTATTATTTCTGAATGGGTAGGTTCCACGCATCATCACGAGCCAATTGAAGAGCATGTTGAAATTTATAATGAACTTGCCCCAATTTACATTCGTTTATCTCGCAAATTTAATGAAGAATATGAGCCTATCGTTGAATTCCAAAATAAATGGGTGAAATAG
- a CDS encoding MurR/RpiR family transcriptional regulator, with protein MTQNTIRKIQSLYARLSEKEKKIADYIIENPKNIIHATISEVAENLAMADATVFRFCKRIGFNGFQDFKIALATDTVTPIQQIHEEISELDDELAITQKIFKSNIQTLENTLHIIEASAMKEAVKLLSNARQIHFFGTGGSSVIAMDGYHKFLRTGIPSFAFIDSHFQLMAASQLTEEDVAVIFSHSGANKDTINILKTVQENGAKSISITAFPKSAIAQKSDIALFTTSEETEYRSEALSSRIAQLSIVDALYVNIMVLHKDKGKHALEKMRKAISQTRI; from the coding sequence ATGACTCAAAATACGATTCGCAAAATCCAATCTTTGTATGCACGTCTTAGTGAAAAAGAGAAGAAGATTGCAGATTATATAATCGAAAATCCAAAAAATATTATTCACGCTACAATTAGTGAAGTAGCTGAAAATTTAGCGATGGCTGATGCCACAGTGTTCCGTTTTTGTAAACGTATCGGTTTTAACGGCTTTCAAGATTTTAAAATTGCACTCGCAACAGACACGGTCACACCAATCCAGCAAATTCACGAGGAAATTTCTGAACTAGATGACGAGCTTGCGATTACACAAAAGATTTTCAAGTCGAATATTCAAACGCTTGAAAACACGTTACATATTATTGAGGCTTCTGCGATGAAAGAAGCGGTGAAGCTGTTAAGCAATGCACGGCAAATCCACTTTTTCGGTACTGGTGGCTCCTCGGTAATCGCGATGGATGGTTACCATAAATTTTTACGTACAGGCATTCCATCATTCGCCTTTATCGATTCCCATTTCCAGCTAATGGCGGCATCCCAACTAACTGAAGAGGATGTTGCTGTCATTTTTTCACATTCAGGCGCGAATAAAGATACGATCAACATTTTAAAAACGGTTCAAGAGAACGGGGCAAAATCAATTTCCATTACTGCCTTCCCTAAATCGGCTATTGCACAAAAATCAGATATCGCACTTTTCACTACTTCGGAGGAAACCGAATACCGCTCTGAGGCATTATCATCACGGATTGCGCAGCTCAGCATAGTTGATGCACTGTACGTGAATATTATGGTGCTGCATAAAGATAAGGGGAAACATGCACTTGAAAAAATGCGTAAAGCGATTTCTCAAACACGAATCTAA
- a CDS encoding uracil-DNA glycosylase — protein sequence MRVDCFKCKYFRVTWDQNNPRGCSAYGFKTKQLPSILVKQSSGMDCLKFSPKPQQEGKR from the coding sequence ATGAGAGTAGATTGCTTTAAATGCAAATATTTTCGTGTCACGTGGGATCAGAATAATCCACGCGGCTGTTCTGCTTACGGCTTTAAAACAAAGCAGCTTCCTTCTATATTAGTCAAACAATCTTCTGGCATGGACTGCCTGAAGTTTTCACCAAAGCCACAGCAGGAGGGCAAGCGATGA
- the hemQ gene encoding hydrogen peroxide-dependent heme synthase has protein sequence MNEAAITLDGWYALHDFRSIDWASWKLVSAEERKAATEEFIQYLEKLSLADVTKTGSHAFYSIIGQKADFMIMTLRETPEELNELETEFNKLAIADFTIPTYSYVSVVELSNYLSGESNEDPYQNPHVRARLYPELPRSKYVCFYPMDKRREGNDNWYMLDMDVRKNLMRSHSMIGRSYAGKIKQIITGSVGLDDHEWGVTLFADDMLQFKKIVYEMRFDEVSARYGEFGEFLVGNLLDNDKLVKLLSV, from the coding sequence ATGAACGAAGCAGCAATTACTCTAGATGGTTGGTACGCACTACATGATTTCCGTTCAATTGACTGGGCTTCATGGAAATTAGTTTCTGCAGAGGAGCGCAAAGCAGCTACTGAAGAATTTATTCAATACCTAGAAAAATTAAGTTTAGCCGATGTTACAAAAACGGGTTCTCATGCTTTCTACTCGATTATTGGTCAAAAAGCAGATTTCATGATTATGACTTTACGTGAAACACCTGAAGAATTAAACGAGTTAGAAACAGAGTTCAATAAATTAGCGATCGCTGATTTCACAATCCCTACTTACTCTTATGTTTCAGTAGTAGAGCTTTCAAACTACTTATCGGGCGAGTCAAATGAAGATCCATACCAAAATCCACATGTACGTGCACGTCTATATCCAGAGCTTCCACGTTCAAAATACGTATGTTTCTACCCGATGGACAAACGTCGTGAAGGCAATGACAACTGGTATATGCTTGATATGGATGTACGTAAAAACTTAATGCGCTCTCATAGCATGATTGGTCGTAGCTATGCGGGTAAAATCAAACAAATTATTACAGGTTCAGTTGGTCTTGACGATCACGAATGGGGCGTAACATTATTCGCTGATGACATGCTACAATTCAAAAAAATCGTCTACGAAATGCGCTTTGATGAAGTTTCAGCTCGTTACGGTGAATTCGGTGAGTTCCTAGTAGGTAACTTACTTGATAACGATAAATTAGTAAAATTATTATCTGTCTAA
- a CDS encoding M20 family metallopeptidase, which translates to MNELYIKLQSKFEEMVVIRRYLHERPELSHQEVHTPAYIANYHRKLGLEVREGVGERGVVATLRGGKPGKTVALRADFDALAIQELNDLPYKSKNDGVMHACGHDGHTATLLVLANVLAEMREEIEGNVVFIHQHAEELAPGGAKAMIEDCCLEGVDVIFGTHLWAPTPLGDILVREGAIMAAADRFEITIQGKGGHGAEPHHSIDAIVIGSQFVTQLQTLVSRRVDPLQSAVVSVGHFEATNPFNVIADTVRLKGTVRTFDENVRTLLEKEIEQLLQAVCTGMHATYEYSYILGYPPVVNHVNETHFVADVAAQVPGVERVIECPPFMIGEDFAYYMEHVPGTFFITGAKHPEWEQAYPHHHARFDFDERAMLIAAQVLGEATLNYLKAEESNR; encoded by the coding sequence ATGAACGAATTATATATAAAGCTCCAGTCGAAATTTGAGGAAATGGTAGTCATTCGTCGTTATTTACATGAACGTCCAGAGTTATCACATCAAGAAGTACATACACCGGCTTATATTGCTAATTATCACCGGAAATTAGGGCTAGAAGTGCGCGAGGGTGTTGGTGAACGCGGAGTTGTAGCAACATTACGTGGTGGCAAGCCTGGTAAAACGGTTGCGTTGCGTGCGGATTTTGACGCATTAGCCATTCAGGAATTAAATGATTTACCCTATAAATCAAAAAATGATGGTGTTATGCATGCTTGTGGTCATGATGGACATACGGCAACGCTACTTGTTTTAGCAAACGTATTAGCGGAAATGCGTGAAGAGATCGAAGGAAATGTAGTGTTCATTCATCAACATGCGGAAGAGCTTGCTCCAGGTGGTGCGAAGGCAATGATTGAAGACTGCTGTTTAGAAGGTGTGGACGTAATTTTCGGTACGCATTTATGGGCACCTACACCTCTAGGCGATATTTTAGTGCGTGAAGGCGCAATTATGGCGGCTGCCGATCGTTTCGAAATTACGATTCAAGGAAAAGGTGGTCACGGTGCGGAGCCGCATCATTCAATTGATGCAATTGTCATTGGTTCACAATTTGTAACACAGCTACAAACACTTGTTTCTCGCCGTGTAGATCCACTTCAATCGGCTGTCGTTTCAGTAGGTCACTTTGAAGCAACCAACCCATTCAATGTCATTGCAGATACAGTTCGATTAAAAGGAACGGTCCGCACATTTGATGAAAATGTCCGTACATTACTAGAGAAGGAAATTGAGCAATTATTACAGGCGGTATGTACAGGAATGCATGCAACATATGAATATAGCTATATTTTAGGCTATCCACCAGTTGTCAATCACGTCAATGAAACACATTTCGTTGCAGATGTTGCAGCACAAGTTCCAGGTGTTGAACGTGTGATCGAATGCCCACCGTTTATGATTGGGGAGGATTTTGCCTACTATATGGAGCATGTTCCAGGGACGTTTTTCATCACAGGTGCAAAACATCCAGAGTGGGAGCAGGCTTATCCGCATCATCATGCCCGTTTTGATTTTGATGAGCGTGCGATGCTCATTGCTGCACAAGTGTTAGGAGAAGCGACGTTAAACTACTTGAAGGCGGAAGAATCGAATCGTTGA
- a CDS encoding GntT/GntP/DsdX family permease produces the protein MDAYLLIITLLSIVLVIVGVSVFKWHAFISLLMASLFLAIFSGMNFTEIVAAYETGVGGQLGHLIGILALGTILGKLLAESGAGLQIANFFIKVFGEKKLPWAMFASGFIIGIPVFFEVGILILLPLIISIQQSTKKNILLIGLPAIAGLSIVHGLVPPHPGAVAAIGIYGANLGTVLLYSLIIAIPTGIIGGPLFAKFISKRVKPQGEPELLQAGERPEGITLPSVFLSFFSILLPVVLMVLGTIAGTITSNETAQGVLGFIGSPLISLLISVFFGTYVLGYMRGRDRKTIKKFIEECLLPVGSIALIIGAGSGFKQILIESGVGTMIGEMAQDMSLSPLVLAFIIAGLIRIATGSATVALTTAAGIVAPIIESMSGVNLELLVIVTGAGSLMFSHVNDAGFWMVKEYLGLTIEETFKTWTVLETILSFVACACALALDAFL, from the coding sequence GTGGACGCTTATTTATTAATTATTACGTTGTTATCAATCGTACTCGTTATTGTAGGGGTATCGGTTTTTAAATGGCATGCTTTTATTAGTTTACTCATGGCTAGCTTATTTTTAGCCATTTTCTCTGGCATGAACTTTACGGAAATTGTTGCGGCTTATGAAACAGGTGTTGGCGGTCAGCTCGGACACTTAATTGGAATTTTAGCTTTAGGAACAATTTTAGGTAAGCTTTTAGCGGAGTCTGGTGCAGGTCTTCAAATTGCAAACTTCTTTATTAAAGTATTTGGTGAGAAGAAACTTCCGTGGGCAATGTTTGCTTCAGGTTTTATTATCGGGATACCGGTATTCTTTGAAGTCGGGATTTTAATTCTGTTACCATTAATCATTTCAATTCAACAATCAACGAAGAAAAATATTTTATTAATCGGGTTACCAGCCATTGCTGGTTTATCCATCGTACACGGTTTAGTTCCACCGCATCCAGGTGCTGTTGCAGCCATTGGAATTTACGGTGCAAACCTTGGTACAGTATTACTTTACTCATTAATCATCGCGATTCCAACAGGGATCATTGGTGGACCGCTATTTGCGAAATTTATCTCAAAACGTGTAAAACCACAAGGTGAGCCTGAATTGCTTCAAGCAGGCGAACGTCCAGAAGGAATTACATTACCAAGCGTATTTTTATCATTCTTCTCAATCTTGTTACCAGTTGTGTTAATGGTACTTGGCACAATCGCAGGAACTATTACGAGTAATGAAACAGCACAAGGCGTACTTGGATTTATCGGAAGTCCGCTAATTTCATTATTAATCTCTGTATTCTTTGGAACATATGTTTTAGGTTATATGCGTGGACGTGACCGCAAAACGATTAAGAAGTTTATTGAAGAATGTTTATTACCAGTCGGTTCAATTGCACTTATTATCGGAGCGGGATCAGGCTTTAAACAAATTTTAATCGAATCAGGTGTCGGTACGATGATTGGGGAAATGGCACAGGACATGTCATTATCGCCACTTGTACTAGCGTTCATTATCGCGGGTCTTATCCGTATCGCAACGGGTTCGGCAACAGTAGCATTAACAACAGCTGCAGGTATCGTAGCGCCAATTATTGAATCAATGAGCGGTGTAAACTTAGAATTACTTGTTATTGTAACGGGTGCGGGTTCATTAATGTTCTCTCACGTAAATGATGCCGGCTTCTGGATGGTAAAAGAATATTTAGGTCTAACTATTGAAGAAACGTTTAAAACATGGACGGTTCTTGAAACAATTCTATCATTCGTAGCATGTGCTTGCGCGCTTGCGTTAGACGCGTTCCTATAA